The Panicum hallii strain FIL2 chromosome 9, PHallii_v3.1, whole genome shotgun sequence genome has a window encoding:
- the LOC112875705 gene encoding glucan endo-1,3-beta-glucosidase 10-like isoform X4: MAPCRLLRAGWRPQRPCGSRLAAALCAAVVALALARAPAADATSASLLGINYGRVGSNLPPPQSVLPLLEGLGIGRVRVYDADPAVLRAFARTGVELVVGVPDECLAAVADPGGAAQWLKESIVPFLRDTKIAVLTVGNEVLTGGNSSALSRVLLPAMQSLHGAVAALGLDKQITITTAHNLGVLGTSYPPSAGAFRKDLLPYLCPILDYHARTGSPFLVNAYPYFAYSDDPKGVQLDYALLEPGFAGVQDPNSRLHYPNLLVAQVDAVYHAIAAANTAASRVVEVRVSETGWPSAGATNETGATPRNAARYNSNAMRLVAEGRGTPLKPGVPLRAYVFALFNENLKPGLASERYYGLFKPDGTPAYDLSFKLPRDNSTFGYGGGGSGNANGSSGYFNGGGNSGGYYDISAAVRDPPVELL, from the exons ATGGCGCCGTGCCGCCTGCTCCGAGCCGGCTGGCGGCCTCAACGCCCGTGCGGCTCTCGCCTTGCCGCGGCGCTGTGCGCGGCCGTGGTCGCGCTGGCGCTGGCGCGGGCACCCGCCGCGGACGCCACGTCGGCGTCGCTCCTGGGCATCAACTACGGCCGCGTCGGGAGCAACCTCCCGCCGCCGCAGTCCGTGCTGCCGCTGCTCGAGGGCCTCGGCATTGGCCGCGTGCGGGTGTACGACGCCGACCCCGCCGTGCTGCGCGCGTTCGCGCGGACCGGGGTCGAGCTCGTCGTCGGCGTGCCGGACGAgtgcctcgccgccgtcgccgaccCGGGCGGCGCCGCGCAGTGGCTGAAGGAGAGCATCGTGCCATTCCTGCGGGATACCAAGATCGCCGTGCTCACCGTCGGCAACGAGGTGCTGACCGGCGGCAACAGCTCCGCGCTCTCGCGCGTCCTGCTCCCGGCGATGCAGTCCCTGCACGGCGCGGTGGCCGCGCTCGGCCTCGACAAGCAGATCACCATCACCACGGCGCACAACCTCGGcgtgctcggcacgtcgtacccGCCCTCGGCGGGGGCCTTCCGCAAGGACCTGCTCCCGTACCTCTGCCCCATCCTGGACTACCACGCCAGGACCGGCTCGCCGTTCCTCGTGAACGCGTACCCCTACTTCGCCTACTCCGACGACCCCAAGGGCGTGCAGCTTGACTACGCGCTGCTGGAGCCGGGCTTCGCCGGCGTCCAGGACCCCAACTCCCGGCTGCACTACCCGAACCTCCTCGTGGCGCAGGTGGACGCCGTGTACCACGCCATCGCGGCGGCCAACACCGCGGCGTCGCGGGTGGTGGAGGTGCGGGTCTCGGAGACCGGGTGGCCCTCCGCGGGGGCCACCAACGAGACGGGCGCGACGCCGCGGAACGCGGCGCGGTACAACAGCAACGCGATGCGGCTGGTGGCGGAGGGCAGGGGCACGCCGCTCAAGCCCGGGGTGCCGCTGCGCGCGTACGTGTTCGCGCTCTTCAACGAGAACCTCAAGCCCGGGCTGGCGTCCGAGCGCTACTACGGGCTGTTCAAGCCCGACGGCACGCCGGCGTATGATCTCTCCTTCAAGCTGCCGCGCGACAACTCCACCTTCGGCTatggcggcggtggcagcggcAACGCCAATGGCAGCAGCGGATACTTTAACGGCGGCGGAAACAGCGGCGGCTACTACGACATCTCGGCTGCGGTGCGTGACCCTCCG GTGGAGCTGCTTTAG
- the LOC112875705 gene encoding glucan endo-1,3-beta-glucosidase 10-like isoform X3, translated as MAPCRLLRAGWRPQRPCGSRLAAALCAAVVALALARAPAADATSASLLGINYGRVGSNLPPPQSVLPLLEGLGIGRVRVYDADPAVLRAFARTGVELVVGVPDECLAAVADPGGAAQWLKESIVPFLRDTKIAVLTVGNEVLTGGNSSALSRVLLPAMQSLHGAVAALGLDKQITITTAHNLGVLGTSYPPSAGAFRKDLLPYLCPILDYHARTGSPFLVNAYPYFAYSDDPKGVQLDYALLEPGFAGVQDPNSRLHYPNLLVAQVDAVYHAIAAANTAASRVVEVRVSETGWPSAGATNETGATPRNAARYNSNAMRLVAEGRGTPLKPGVPLRAYVFALFNENLKPGLASERYYGLFKPDGTPAYDLSFKLPRDNSTFGYGGGGSGNANGSSGYFNGGGNSGGYYDISAAGRWWRAWAQAAAAAGAAAVLMVAV; from the exons ATGGCGCCGTGCCGCCTGCTCCGAGCCGGCTGGCGGCCTCAACGCCCGTGCGGCTCTCGCCTTGCCGCGGCGCTGTGCGCGGCCGTGGTCGCGCTGGCGCTGGCGCGGGCACCCGCCGCGGACGCCACGTCGGCGTCGCTCCTGGGCATCAACTACGGCCGCGTCGGGAGCAACCTCCCGCCGCCGCAGTCCGTGCTGCCGCTGCTCGAGGGCCTCGGCATTGGCCGCGTGCGGGTGTACGACGCCGACCCCGCCGTGCTGCGCGCGTTCGCGCGGACCGGGGTCGAGCTCGTCGTCGGCGTGCCGGACGAgtgcctcgccgccgtcgccgaccCGGGCGGCGCCGCGCAGTGGCTGAAGGAGAGCATCGTGCCATTCCTGCGGGATACCAAGATCGCCGTGCTCACCGTCGGCAACGAGGTGCTGACCGGCGGCAACAGCTCCGCGCTCTCGCGCGTCCTGCTCCCGGCGATGCAGTCCCTGCACGGCGCGGTGGCCGCGCTCGGCCTCGACAAGCAGATCACCATCACCACGGCGCACAACCTCGGcgtgctcggcacgtcgtacccGCCCTCGGCGGGGGCCTTCCGCAAGGACCTGCTCCCGTACCTCTGCCCCATCCTGGACTACCACGCCAGGACCGGCTCGCCGTTCCTCGTGAACGCGTACCCCTACTTCGCCTACTCCGACGACCCCAAGGGCGTGCAGCTTGACTACGCGCTGCTGGAGCCGGGCTTCGCCGGCGTCCAGGACCCCAACTCCCGGCTGCACTACCCGAACCTCCTCGTGGCGCAGGTGGACGCCGTGTACCACGCCATCGCGGCGGCCAACACCGCGGCGTCGCGGGTGGTGGAGGTGCGGGTCTCGGAGACCGGGTGGCCCTCCGCGGGGGCCACCAACGAGACGGGCGCGACGCCGCGGAACGCGGCGCGGTACAACAGCAACGCGATGCGGCTGGTGGCGGAGGGCAGGGGCACGCCGCTCAAGCCCGGGGTGCCGCTGCGCGCGTACGTGTTCGCGCTCTTCAACGAGAACCTCAAGCCCGGGCTGGCGTCCGAGCGCTACTACGGGCTGTTCAAGCCCGACGGCACGCCGGCGTATGATCTCTCCTTCAAGCTGCCGCGCGACAACTCCACCTTCGGCTatggcggcggtggcagcggcAACGCCAATGGCAGCAGCGGATACTTTAACGGCGGCGGAAACAGCGGCGGCTACTACGACATCTCGGCTGCG GGCCGCTGGTGGCGGGCGTGGGCGCAGGCGGCCGCGGCAGCAGGCGCGGCAGCCGTGCTGATGGTGGCGGTGTGA
- the LOC112875705 gene encoding glucan endo-1,3-beta-glucosidase 11-like isoform X1, with product MAPCRLLRAGWRPQRPCGSRLAAALCAAVVALALARAPAADATSASLLGINYGRVGSNLPPPQSVLPLLEGLGIGRVRVYDADPAVLRAFARTGVELVVGVPDECLAAVADPGGAAQWLKESIVPFLRDTKIAVLTVGNEVLTGGNSSALSRVLLPAMQSLHGAVAALGLDKQITITTAHNLGVLGTSYPPSAGAFRKDLLPYLCPILDYHARTGSPFLVNAYPYFAYSDDPKGVQLDYALLEPGFAGVQDPNSRLHYPNLLVAQVDAVYHAIAAANTAASRVVEVRVSETGWPSAGATNETGATPRNAARYNSNAMRLVAEGRGTPLKPGVPLRAYVFALFNENLKPGLASERYYGLFKPDGTPAYDLSFKLPRDNSTFGYGGGGSGNANGSSGYFNGGGNSGGYYDISAAVRDPPVIASGGAALALENVGRSGGDHHPSTRRRLTILCARNLMTRLQTLPHDQRQLFIPDTPSVQILRIGKVDT from the exons ATGGCGCCGTGCCGCCTGCTCCGAGCCGGCTGGCGGCCTCAACGCCCGTGCGGCTCTCGCCTTGCCGCGGCGCTGTGCGCGGCCGTGGTCGCGCTGGCGCTGGCGCGGGCACCCGCCGCGGACGCCACGTCGGCGTCGCTCCTGGGCATCAACTACGGCCGCGTCGGGAGCAACCTCCCGCCGCCGCAGTCCGTGCTGCCGCTGCTCGAGGGCCTCGGCATTGGCCGCGTGCGGGTGTACGACGCCGACCCCGCCGTGCTGCGCGCGTTCGCGCGGACCGGGGTCGAGCTCGTCGTCGGCGTGCCGGACGAgtgcctcgccgccgtcgccgaccCGGGCGGCGCCGCGCAGTGGCTGAAGGAGAGCATCGTGCCATTCCTGCGGGATACCAAGATCGCCGTGCTCACCGTCGGCAACGAGGTGCTGACCGGCGGCAACAGCTCCGCGCTCTCGCGCGTCCTGCTCCCGGCGATGCAGTCCCTGCACGGCGCGGTGGCCGCGCTCGGCCTCGACAAGCAGATCACCATCACCACGGCGCACAACCTCGGcgtgctcggcacgtcgtacccGCCCTCGGCGGGGGCCTTCCGCAAGGACCTGCTCCCGTACCTCTGCCCCATCCTGGACTACCACGCCAGGACCGGCTCGCCGTTCCTCGTGAACGCGTACCCCTACTTCGCCTACTCCGACGACCCCAAGGGCGTGCAGCTTGACTACGCGCTGCTGGAGCCGGGCTTCGCCGGCGTCCAGGACCCCAACTCCCGGCTGCACTACCCGAACCTCCTCGTGGCGCAGGTGGACGCCGTGTACCACGCCATCGCGGCGGCCAACACCGCGGCGTCGCGGGTGGTGGAGGTGCGGGTCTCGGAGACCGGGTGGCCCTCCGCGGGGGCCACCAACGAGACGGGCGCGACGCCGCGGAACGCGGCGCGGTACAACAGCAACGCGATGCGGCTGGTGGCGGAGGGCAGGGGCACGCCGCTCAAGCCCGGGGTGCCGCTGCGCGCGTACGTGTTCGCGCTCTTCAACGAGAACCTCAAGCCCGGGCTGGCGTCCGAGCGCTACTACGGGCTGTTCAAGCCCGACGGCACGCCGGCGTATGATCTCTCCTTCAAGCTGCCGCGCGACAACTCCACCTTCGGCTatggcggcggtggcagcggcAACGCCAATGGCAGCAGCGGATACTTTAACGGCGGCGGAAACAGCGGCGGCTACTACGACATCTCGGCTGCGGTGCGTGACCCTCCG GTGATTGCATCAGGTGGAGCTGCTTTAGCACTCGAGAATGTCGGGCGGTCAGGCGGTGACCATCATCCGAGTACACGTCGTAGGTTGACCATACTCTGCGCGAGGAATTTGATGACGCGATTACAAACTTTGCCGCACGATCAGCGCCAATTATTTATTCCCGATACCCCCAGCGTGCAGATCCTGCGAATCGGCAAAGTAGACACTTGA
- the LOC112875705 gene encoding glucan endo-1,3-beta-glucosidase 11-like isoform X2 produces MAPCRLLRAGWRPQRPCGSRLAAALCAAVVALALARAPAADATSASLLGINYGRVGSNLPPPQSVLPLLEGLGIGRVRVYDADPAVLRAFARTGVELVVGVPDECLAAVADPGGAAQWLKESIVPFLRDTKIAVLTVGNEVLTGGNSSALSRVLLPAMQSLHGAVAALGLDKQITITTAHNLGVLGTSYPPSAGAFRKDLLPYLCPILDYHARTGSPFLVNAYPYFAYSDDPKGVQLDYALLEPGFAGVQDPNSRLHYPNLLVAQVDAVYHAIAAANTAASRVVEVRVSETGWPSAGATNETGATPRNAARYNSNAMRLVAEGRGTPLKPGVPLRAYVFALFNENLKPGLASERYYGLFKPDGTPAYDLSFKLPRDNSTFGYGGGGSGNANGSSGYFNGGGNSGGYYDISAAVRDPPGRWWRAWAQAAAAAGAAAVLMVAV; encoded by the exons ATGGCGCCGTGCCGCCTGCTCCGAGCCGGCTGGCGGCCTCAACGCCCGTGCGGCTCTCGCCTTGCCGCGGCGCTGTGCGCGGCCGTGGTCGCGCTGGCGCTGGCGCGGGCACCCGCCGCGGACGCCACGTCGGCGTCGCTCCTGGGCATCAACTACGGCCGCGTCGGGAGCAACCTCCCGCCGCCGCAGTCCGTGCTGCCGCTGCTCGAGGGCCTCGGCATTGGCCGCGTGCGGGTGTACGACGCCGACCCCGCCGTGCTGCGCGCGTTCGCGCGGACCGGGGTCGAGCTCGTCGTCGGCGTGCCGGACGAgtgcctcgccgccgtcgccgaccCGGGCGGCGCCGCGCAGTGGCTGAAGGAGAGCATCGTGCCATTCCTGCGGGATACCAAGATCGCCGTGCTCACCGTCGGCAACGAGGTGCTGACCGGCGGCAACAGCTCCGCGCTCTCGCGCGTCCTGCTCCCGGCGATGCAGTCCCTGCACGGCGCGGTGGCCGCGCTCGGCCTCGACAAGCAGATCACCATCACCACGGCGCACAACCTCGGcgtgctcggcacgtcgtacccGCCCTCGGCGGGGGCCTTCCGCAAGGACCTGCTCCCGTACCTCTGCCCCATCCTGGACTACCACGCCAGGACCGGCTCGCCGTTCCTCGTGAACGCGTACCCCTACTTCGCCTACTCCGACGACCCCAAGGGCGTGCAGCTTGACTACGCGCTGCTGGAGCCGGGCTTCGCCGGCGTCCAGGACCCCAACTCCCGGCTGCACTACCCGAACCTCCTCGTGGCGCAGGTGGACGCCGTGTACCACGCCATCGCGGCGGCCAACACCGCGGCGTCGCGGGTGGTGGAGGTGCGGGTCTCGGAGACCGGGTGGCCCTCCGCGGGGGCCACCAACGAGACGGGCGCGACGCCGCGGAACGCGGCGCGGTACAACAGCAACGCGATGCGGCTGGTGGCGGAGGGCAGGGGCACGCCGCTCAAGCCCGGGGTGCCGCTGCGCGCGTACGTGTTCGCGCTCTTCAACGAGAACCTCAAGCCCGGGCTGGCGTCCGAGCGCTACTACGGGCTGTTCAAGCCCGACGGCACGCCGGCGTATGATCTCTCCTTCAAGCTGCCGCGCGACAACTCCACCTTCGGCTatggcggcggtggcagcggcAACGCCAATGGCAGCAGCGGATACTTTAACGGCGGCGGAAACAGCGGCGGCTACTACGACATCTCGGCTGCGGTGCGTGACCCTCCG GGCCGCTGGTGGCGGGCGTGGGCGCAGGCGGCCGCGGCAGCAGGCGCGGCAGCCGTGCTGATGGTGGCGGTGTGA
- the LOC112875812 gene encoding 26.7 kDa heat shock protein, chloroplastic → MAAAPFAIASRLSPAARLPVRAWRAARPAPGFPSSGRARSLAVASAAQENRDNTAVDVQVSQNGGNRQQGNAVQRRQRRAAPLDISPFGLVDPMSPMRTMRQMLDTMDRLFDDAVGFPMATRRSPSAGGGEVRLPWDIVEDEEEVKMRFDMPGLARDEVKVMVEDDTLVIRGEHKKEEGAEGAEAGGDGWWKERSVSSYDMRLALPDECDKSKVRAELKNGVLLVTVPKTEVERKVIDVHVQ, encoded by the exons ATGGCAGCTGCTCCGTTCGCGATTGCCAGCCGCCTCTCCCCGGCCGCGCGCCTCCCTGTCCGCGCATGGAGGGCGGCGAGGCCCGCGCCCGGGTTCCCGTCGTCCGGGAGAGCCCGCTCCCTCGCCGTGGCGTCGGCGGCGCAGGAGAACAGGGACAACACCGCCGTCGACGTCCAGGTCAGCCAGAACGGCGGCAACAGGCAGCAGGGCAACGCCGTCCAGCGTCGCCAGCGACGCGCGGCGCCGCTCGACATCTCCCCGTTCG GGCTAGTTGATCCGATGTCGCCGATGCGGACGATGCGGCAGATGCTGGACACGATGGACCGGCTGTTCGACGACGCCGTGGGGTTCCCCATGGCGACGCGGAGGTCCCcgtcggccggcggcggcgaggtgcgcCTGCCGTGGGACATcgtggaggacgaggaggaggtgaAGATGCGGTTCGACATGCCTGGGCTGGCGCGTGACGAGGTGAAAGTGATGGTGGAGGACGACACGCTGGTGATCCGCGGGGAGCACAAGAAGGAGGAGGGCGCCGAGGGCGCGGAAGCCGGCGGCGACGGGTGGTGGAAGGAGCGCAGCGTGAGCTCGTACGACATGCGGCTGGCGCTGCCGGACGAGTGCGACAAGAGCAAGGTGCGCGCCGAGCTCAAGAACGGCGTTCTCCTCGTCACCGTGCCCAAGACCGAGGTGGAGCGCAAGGTCATCGACGTGCACGTCCAGTAG